One genomic segment of Desulfosporosinus sp. Sb-LF includes these proteins:
- a CDS encoding SDR family oxidoreductase produces the protein MFAKVLTRFGTLDILVNNAGIFRSDEEGVNNRIKHLNLVTTPVPRDSLHITRNMSDENWQKMFDVNVNSVFYCTREALKIMEDKGYGKIINIGSIAGISAASSHSPNYSAAKGAVVSFTKSVAHEVAGSGVCVNCIAPGYIETESFMRGLNSMTPENRNRFLMQLIPVGRIGKVEENAALAVYLASDDGNYMIGQIISPNGGLVMSF, from the coding sequence GTGTTCGCGAAAGTATTAACTCGATTTGGCACACTAGATATTTTAGTTAATAACGCTGGCATTTTTCGGTCTGACGAGGAGGGTGTAAATAATAGAATAAAGCATCTTAATTTGGTAACCACCCCTGTACCAAGAGATTCTTTGCATATAACACGAAATATGTCCGATGAAAATTGGCAGAAGATGTTTGATGTTAATGTGAATAGCGTGTTCTATTGCACACGTGAGGCACTGAAGATAATGGAAGACAAAGGATATGGCAAGATCATAAATATAGGATCTATCGCTGGAATATCCGCTGCGAGCTCACATAGTCCAAACTATTCTGCAGCAAAGGGTGCCGTAGTATCATTCACTAAATCTGTGGCTCACGAGGTAGCCGGTTCGGGAGTCTGTGTTAATTGTATAGCTCCTGGTTATATCGAGACGGAATCGTTTATGAGGGGGCTTAATAGTATGACTCCTGAAAATCGCAATCGTTTTCTCATGCAGTTAATTCCGGTAGGGCGCATAGGGAAAGTGGAAGAAAATGCTGCTCTTGCAGTCTACCTAGCATCAGATGATGGCAATTATATGATTGGACAAATTATCAGCCCAAACGGCGGTTTGGTGATGAGTTTTTAA
- a CDS encoding ATP-binding protein translates to MNHELLDQNRTRTLFDLSAIGLVVAILTAIHYTNYHYEMNYHILLQFAYYLPVIYAAMRFGPAGGILSGLVITLLIMPFMTHFHAMNPSAIYTQWVEIGLINVIGWLTGFLIEQERRAKRKYQIALTVQKELVEKLKQEGLERQRLEEEIRQTERLTALGHMSAGLAHEIRNPLGIMKVSIQLLAQEKVDDGVVSDYCRVLLEECERLNRLVSEFLSFARPKEPVRRRAALGKLLDEGVILIQPALRQHHIELKQVRSLVDEKEVEVDQDQMKQVILNILLNAIDAQGEGGAIRLEGVQQEGFIGFAVSDEGPGIAPDAIPYIYDPFFTTKEKGTGLGLSVVHRILDQHGGKISAANRSERGVRVEILLPFG, encoded by the coding sequence TTGAATCACGAACTCCTTGACCAAAATCGTACACGTACCCTTTTTGACCTCAGCGCGATCGGACTTGTTGTGGCTATTTTAACCGCTATTCACTATACGAATTACCATTATGAAATGAATTACCACATTCTATTGCAATTCGCATACTATCTTCCCGTAATTTACGCAGCCATGCGTTTTGGTCCTGCTGGAGGGATCTTATCTGGCTTGGTCATTACGCTCCTCATCATGCCGTTTATGACGCATTTTCATGCCATGAACCCATCTGCCATCTATACACAATGGGTGGAAATTGGCCTGATCAACGTCATTGGCTGGTTAACAGGATTCCTAATTGAACAGGAGAGGAGAGCGAAACGCAAATATCAAATCGCTTTAACTGTTCAAAAGGAATTAGTTGAGAAGTTAAAGCAAGAAGGTCTAGAACGTCAACGATTAGAAGAGGAAATCCGACAAACGGAACGCTTAACGGCTCTAGGGCATATGAGTGCCGGATTGGCTCATGAAATACGCAATCCCTTGGGGATTATGAAAGTGAGTATCCAACTCTTGGCTCAGGAAAAAGTTGACGATGGAGTGGTTTCAGACTATTGCCGGGTGCTTCTGGAAGAATGTGAACGGTTAAATCGCTTGGTGAGCGAGTTTTTGAGCTTTGCCCGTCCCAAGGAACCAGTACGTAGGCGGGCTGCTTTAGGAAAACTATTGGACGAAGGCGTTATCTTGATCCAGCCCGCCCTGCGGCAACATCATATTGAGTTAAAGCAAGTGCGAAGCCTAGTTGACGAGAAAGAGGTTGAGGTGGACCAGGATCAGATGAAGCAAGTAATCCTGAATATCTTGCTCAACGCCATCGATGCCCAGGGAGAAGGAGGTGCGATCCGGCTAGAGGGAGTCCAGCAGGAAGGCTTTATAGGCTTCGCCGTTAGTGACGAGGGACCTGGTATTGCGCCGGATGCCATTCCTTACATTTATGATCCGTTTTTCACGACGAAGGAAAAAGGGACTGGGTTAGGCTTATCTGTTGTTCATCGCATCCTTGATCAGCACGGGGGGAAGATATCTGCAGCGAATCGAAGTGAGCGAGGGGTTCGGGTGGAGATATTATTGCCCTTCGGTTAA
- a CDS encoding sigma-54 dependent transcriptional regulator, giving the protein MRRILVADDEANMRWVLERALTKAGYEVETAEDGQLAVDRALAERPDLILVDLKMPKMDGLTVLRTLKEHYSDLMIVMMTAHGSTATAVEAMKAGAHDYLMKPFDIDELLITVAKAFEVESLREHVNYLKGEAQHGGWQLVGNGEKMQGIKHLVERVAPTPATVLIQGESGTGKELVAQAIHSLSPRVDGPFVRVNCAALTETILESELFGHEKGAFTGAHVRKTGRFELADGGTLFLDEIGELSFNVQAKLLRVLQERTFERVGGEKTIKVDVRIIAATNRDLLKEAQEGRFREDLYYRLNVFPISVPPLRGRQEDIPFLVEYFLEKLRTYGGSKTLGLGVLSQLMTYTWPGNVRELENVVERMVIISQGAVIGMESLPLFDTSSKLAKSTGSFVLPPEGVSLEEIEKSFLQQAMEQTGGNQSRAAKRLGLSRHAFLYRLEKYGIDPHWGI; this is encoded by the coding sequence CTGCGTCGAATTTTAGTCGCGGATGACGAAGCAAATATGCGCTGGGTTCTAGAACGGGCCTTAACAAAAGCCGGTTACGAAGTGGAGACGGCGGAGGATGGACAACTCGCTGTAGATCGGGCTCTTGCGGAGCGTCCGGATCTCATCCTTGTGGATTTAAAAATGCCGAAAATGGACGGCTTAACTGTCCTACGCACGTTGAAAGAGCATTATTCGGATTTGATGATCGTCATGATGACGGCACATGGAAGTACAGCCACAGCGGTTGAAGCTATGAAGGCCGGGGCACATGATTATTTGATGAAACCATTTGATATAGATGAACTGCTGATCACGGTGGCTAAGGCCTTTGAAGTGGAAAGCTTGCGCGAGCATGTGAACTATTTGAAAGGAGAGGCTCAGCACGGTGGTTGGCAGTTGGTGGGTAACGGTGAGAAGATGCAAGGCATCAAACATCTAGTCGAACGGGTCGCCCCGACGCCAGCAACTGTACTTATTCAAGGGGAGTCAGGTACGGGAAAAGAACTGGTGGCTCAGGCCATTCATAGTTTAAGTCCGCGAGTTGACGGGCCCTTTGTCCGTGTGAATTGTGCCGCATTGACTGAGACGATCTTAGAAAGCGAACTATTTGGACACGAGAAAGGTGCCTTTACGGGAGCCCATGTACGTAAAACAGGGAGGTTTGAATTGGCCGATGGTGGGACGCTTTTTCTCGATGAGATAGGCGAGCTGTCGTTTAATGTTCAAGCTAAATTGTTGCGGGTACTTCAGGAACGGACGTTTGAGCGGGTCGGTGGAGAGAAAACCATCAAGGTTGACGTGCGGATTATTGCGGCAACGAACCGAGATTTACTTAAAGAGGCACAAGAAGGACGCTTTCGAGAGGATTTATATTACCGACTCAATGTCTTTCCAATTTCCGTGCCTCCCTTGCGAGGACGTCAAGAGGATATTCCCTTCCTTGTCGAATATTTCTTGGAGAAACTGAGGACCTATGGGGGGAGTAAGACCCTTGGTTTAGGAGTCCTGTCTCAACTTATGACTTATACCTGGCCGGGAAATGTGCGTGAACTGGAAAATGTCGTGGAACGCATGGTGATTATTTCTCAAGGGGCAGTGATTGGGATGGAGAGTTTGCCCCTCTTTGATACTTCTTCAAAGTTAGCCAAGAGCACTGGATCCTTTGTACTACCGCCTGAGGGAGTTTCCTTAGAAGAGATCGAGAAATCCTTTCTTCAGCAGGCAATGGAACAAACAGGAGGAAACCAAAGTCGGGCGGCAAAGCGGTTAGGACTTTCCAGGCATGCCTTTTTATACCGTTTGGAAAAATACGGAATAGATCCACACTGGGGTATTTAG
- a CDS encoding 4Fe-4S binding protein, whose protein sequence is MSAKKQPINLLNYPWLKRFLKSSLFPRIFQWITVLVFAVIMVETLAGPSVAHDNFGTAATWVLWWPLIPFFFFLLGRFWCGICPFAWVSDLTQKLFGANLKVPNFIRKNGLWIIDITFIFITWSDHVWGIVESPRGSGTLLLLILGGVMVTALLFERRTWCRYLCFLGSLSGNYSRAGMLELRTDKDTCKTCKTRDCYKGNDKAPGCPMFEFPMAMENNANCNLCGSCIKSCPHDSIRLTPRIPTSEFWSMTRAHFEESFLAIVIVGIVFVQNITMLDFYPTFLKWVEQTLGIANQDIAFTIIFIFAMTTPVLLLFAATAISKRFTGDTLRNAFARFGYAVIPLDLASHMAHNLFHLLAEGKSVYYTFMGLFGAHLDGPTDFVSDPAIQILQYFLVIAGTIASLYTAYRIAKKNYGVSKALSVSMPYLVVILIFGILNILTFTVRMSMRM, encoded by the coding sequence ATGTCTGCTAAAAAGCAACCGATAAACCTCCTTAATTACCCATGGCTCAAACGGTTTCTTAAGAGCTCACTATTCCCTCGAATATTTCAATGGATCACTGTATTGGTTTTTGCAGTCATCATGGTTGAAACGTTAGCAGGACCCTCAGTCGCCCATGATAACTTTGGCACAGCCGCCACTTGGGTTCTTTGGTGGCCATTAATCCCTTTCTTCTTTTTTCTGCTTGGACGGTTTTGGTGTGGAATTTGCCCCTTTGCTTGGGTGAGTGATTTGACACAAAAGTTATTTGGGGCTAATCTCAAGGTTCCGAATTTTATCCGCAAGAACGGTCTCTGGATCATCGATATTACCTTCATCTTCATCACCTGGTCTGATCACGTTTGGGGAATTGTAGAATCGCCCCGAGGATCCGGGACCCTCCTCTTACTCATCTTAGGTGGCGTTATGGTCACCGCTCTGCTTTTTGAACGTCGTACCTGGTGCCGTTATCTCTGTTTCCTGGGTAGTTTATCTGGCAACTACTCCCGAGCCGGTATGTTAGAGCTGAGGACTGACAAAGACACTTGTAAAACCTGTAAAACAAGGGATTGCTATAAAGGGAATGATAAAGCGCCTGGCTGTCCTATGTTTGAATTTCCAATGGCCATGGAAAATAACGCTAACTGCAACCTCTGTGGGAGTTGCATTAAAAGCTGTCCTCATGACTCCATTCGCCTAACCCCCCGCATCCCCACCAGTGAATTTTGGTCCATGACCAGAGCTCATTTCGAAGAATCGTTCTTAGCCATTGTCATCGTTGGAATTGTATTTGTTCAAAACATTACGATGTTAGACTTTTACCCCACCTTCCTGAAGTGGGTGGAGCAGACATTAGGGATTGCTAATCAAGATATCGCTTTTACGATCATCTTTATTTTCGCAATGACTACTCCGGTTTTACTCCTTTTCGCAGCCACTGCAATTTCCAAGCGTTTCACGGGCGATACATTGCGTAATGCCTTTGCACGTTTTGGGTATGCCGTTATTCCATTGGACCTTGCTTCCCACATGGCCCACAACTTGTTCCATCTTCTGGCTGAAGGGAAGTCAGTCTACTACACCTTCATGGGACTCTTCGGGGCTCATCTGGACGGACCGACCGACTTTGTTTCCGATCCGGCGATTCAAATATTGCAATATTTCTTGGTCATCGCCGGAACGATTGCTTCCCTTTACACTGCCTACAGAATTGCTAAAAAGAACTATGGTGTGAGCAAAGCCTTGTCCGTCTCTATGCCATATCTAGTTGTCATCTTGATCTTCGGTATATTAAACATTCTTACCTTCACAGTAAGAATGTCCATGCGGATGTAG
- a CDS encoding DUF2318 domain-containing protein, translated as MKNDREAKKQKFTQPKKSKAGLYSLVGIVAVVVMISSYFLLSNSKPNTALADTGQKVNYSSNAKLEQTIVPSKVENGKEVVTTLGTVKEKQFIKTEYKANGKVVPLTAFIQPNGKVMVAVSYCEPCKGDSFHISGNQIICDTCGTTWDLQTLKGTSGGCQDYPPQALTYSVNGDNLEIPQAALDTWAPRV; from the coding sequence ATGAAAAACGATCGTGAAGCGAAAAAACAAAAATTCACCCAACCAAAGAAAAGCAAAGCAGGCCTTTACAGTCTTGTTGGCATTGTAGCAGTTGTTGTTATGATAAGTTCCTATTTTTTGTTGAGTAATAGCAAACCAAATACCGCGCTCGCCGATACGGGACAAAAAGTGAATTATAGTTCGAACGCTAAATTAGAGCAAACGATAGTTCCAAGCAAGGTTGAAAACGGAAAAGAAGTTGTCACTACACTAGGTACAGTTAAAGAAAAGCAGTTCATAAAGACAGAGTACAAAGCCAACGGTAAGGTGGTTCCCTTGACAGCATTTATTCAACCTAACGGTAAAGTGATGGTGGCTGTAAGCTATTGTGAACCTTGCAAAGGAGACTCGTTTCATATTTCCGGCAATCAAATCATTTGTGACACTTGTGGAACAACCTGGGATCTTCAAACACTCAAAGGAACAAGCGGTGGTTGTCAAGACTATCCACCCCAAGCACTGACCTACTCCGTAAACGGTGATAACCTTGAGATTCCCCAAGCCGCCCTAGATACCTGGGCACCTAGAGTTTGA
- a CDS encoding ABC transporter ATP-binding protein, which produces MSLIKVCEVTKIYKGGDGVVEALKDINFEIAEGEFLALMGPSGSGKSTLLSILGGLNPPTSGKLIIDDIDVYALEAERLADFRHDYVGFVFQQYQLIPYLTALENVMLPLAISSRPGKEQRDMAQSVLDKVGLGTKSLRLPNQLSGGEQNRVAIARAIVNQPAIVFADEPTGSLDSKTATELLELFQTLNQDGLTIIMVTHNKENLEWVSRAVYIRDGILALTSHET; this is translated from the coding sequence GTGTCTTTGATAAAAGTGTGTGAGGTTACCAAGATCTATAAAGGTGGAGACGGTGTCGTCGAGGCCCTGAAAGACATTAATTTTGAAATCGCTGAAGGTGAATTTTTGGCCTTAATGGGTCCTTCCGGTTCTGGAAAAAGTACCTTACTTAGTATTCTTGGAGGGTTAAATCCGCCTACCTCTGGTAAACTTATCATCGACGATATCGATGTTTATGCATTAGAAGCCGAGCGGTTAGCCGATTTCCGGCACGACTATGTTGGTTTTGTCTTTCAACAATACCAATTAATACCTTATCTCACCGCCTTGGAAAACGTCATGTTACCTTTGGCAATCTCATCCCGCCCCGGCAAAGAACAGCGAGATATGGCTCAGAGCGTTCTAGATAAAGTCGGCTTAGGTACAAAATCTCTACGCCTCCCCAATCAATTGTCCGGTGGTGAACAAAATCGGGTAGCTATTGCTCGGGCCATCGTTAATCAACCAGCAATCGTTTTCGCCGATGAACCCACCGGAAGTCTGGACTCGAAAACGGCGACGGAACTGTTGGAATTGTTTCAAACCCTTAACCAGGACGGTTTAACCATCATAATGGTGACTCATAACAAAGAAAACCTAGAATGGGTCTCCCGCGCTGTTTATATTCGTGATGGAATTTTAGCTCTAACTTCTCACGAGACCTAA
- a CDS encoding FtsX-like permease family protein codes for MRLTDISIQNLRRRKMRSALLVISVIIGMASIIFLYTTTQAMKEDVANKLDQFGSNILILPDTGEAMTFGGITVEAPIQTNELNMSLIPLMKTIKNKETLATIAPKLLVDTKIEGQEILLLGVDFPQELRLKKWWKLDGLAKNQIPTANEVILGSEVARSLGLSPKQTITIKGQDFTVAGIVQPTGSTENDQAVFIDLAVLQKLSNRPNAISLIEAAAFCYTCPIDEVTKQLTAILPGTKVTALRSTLESRNDTISKFNLFARSVSLILFLASSLVITMTMKSSVEERTREIGILRAIGFRKRHIIQIVLTEAGLLSVLGGLLGYLIGMGAAVSFGSVLVNAQVQIPWQFNLLVYGLSASFLIGFIASLYPAWKAARLDPTDSLRYI; via the coding sequence ATGCGTTTAACAGATATTTCGATTCAAAACCTGCGCCGCCGTAAAATGCGCTCCGCTTTACTAGTGATCAGTGTAATTATTGGGATGGCTTCGATTATCTTCCTCTATACAACAACCCAAGCCATGAAAGAAGATGTCGCCAACAAACTAGATCAATTCGGGTCAAATATCCTCATCCTTCCGGATACTGGAGAAGCCATGACCTTTGGAGGTATAACAGTCGAAGCTCCCATTCAGACCAATGAACTAAACATGTCCCTTATTCCACTGATGAAAACGATTAAAAATAAGGAAACGTTGGCCACAATAGCTCCCAAACTTTTAGTAGACACTAAAATCGAGGGACAAGAAATTCTATTGCTCGGAGTTGATTTTCCTCAGGAATTGCGCCTCAAAAAATGGTGGAAGCTCGATGGCCTTGCCAAAAACCAAATCCCAACGGCCAACGAAGTTATCTTAGGGAGTGAAGTTGCTCGTTCCCTGGGTTTAAGTCCTAAACAAACTATAACGATTAAAGGACAAGATTTTACAGTGGCAGGGATCGTCCAACCGACCGGTTCGACAGAAAATGACCAAGCTGTGTTCATCGACTTAGCTGTGCTCCAAAAACTGTCTAATCGACCAAACGCTATCAGTCTCATCGAAGCCGCAGCTTTTTGCTATACTTGTCCGATCGATGAGGTCACCAAACAGTTAACAGCCATCCTGCCCGGGACCAAAGTTACCGCCCTAAGATCAACCCTAGAGTCACGAAATGATACGATCAGTAAGTTCAACTTATTTGCCAGAAGCGTATCCTTAATACTCTTCCTAGCCAGTAGTTTAGTGATAACTATGACTATGAAATCCTCTGTTGAGGAACGAACCCGAGAAATCGGTATCTTACGAGCTATCGGTTTTAGGAAAAGGCACATTATCCAAATCGTTCTTACTGAGGCGGGATTATTAAGTGTTTTGGGTGGGTTATTAGGTTATCTTATTGGAATGGGTGCGGCCGTAAGCTTTGGATCAGTTTTGGTCAACGCTCAAGTTCAAATCCCTTGGCAATTTAATTTGCTCGTCTACGGATTAAGCGCATCCTTTTTGATAGGTTTCATAGCAAGTCTGTATCCGGCTTGGAAAGCAGCGAGACTTGACCCGACTGACTCTTTGCGTTACATCTAA
- a CDS encoding FtsX-like permease family protein, with the protein MTLTDIAIQNLRRRKGKTIFLLLTFILVVGITVSLNTLAKSMRDDLQKSLTQYGANVVITPKSEHFTLSYGGLSVSGVNYEIKRLNYDVLTKLKTSQDLAISGIAPKIIGSVAGINKRYLIIGVDFPSELKMKPWWHINGQQPGNQEVIIGSDLARKENLVIGSTLELNHHNYPVVGVMQATGGSEDNGVFTNFKTSSIITGIDSWSMIELNTAQPDNTAARLSQLLPEAKVAEISQLVQGTKESVDRFSNFSFIASTLLGVIGVLIVLVTTTGNINDRIAEIGIFRAIGFRRRHILSILIREISLISLSGGVLGYLLGELTPTLLGPIAFHKTVTFQFHPLMALTAISTSVLIGIISIVFSGKRAVELDPLAALSYI; encoded by the coding sequence ATGACTTTAACAGATATTGCCATCCAAAACTTGCGCCGGCGTAAAGGGAAAACCATCTTTTTACTGCTTACTTTTATATTAGTAGTCGGTATAACCGTCTCGCTGAATACATTGGCTAAAAGTATGCGAGACGATTTACAAAAAAGTTTAACTCAATATGGTGCTAACGTCGTAATTACTCCTAAGTCTGAACATTTTACACTCAGCTACGGCGGTCTTTCCGTTTCAGGAGTAAATTACGAAATCAAACGTCTAAACTATGACGTTTTAACTAAACTTAAAACTAGCCAAGATCTTGCGATCAGCGGGATTGCCCCAAAAATTATCGGTTCTGTCGCGGGGATTAATAAGCGTTATCTTATCATCGGAGTGGACTTTCCCAGTGAACTAAAAATGAAACCGTGGTGGCATATTAACGGACAACAGCCAGGTAACCAAGAAGTTATTATCGGTTCGGACCTTGCCCGCAAAGAAAATCTAGTGATTGGGAGTACTCTGGAACTCAACCACCATAACTATCCAGTTGTCGGGGTAATGCAGGCAACAGGCGGCTCAGAAGACAATGGAGTTTTTACGAATTTTAAGACTTCTAGCATCATCACCGGAATAGACTCTTGGTCCATGATCGAACTCAATACCGCTCAACCGGATAATACAGCGGCCCGTTTAAGTCAACTCTTACCGGAAGCCAAGGTCGCCGAAATATCCCAACTGGTTCAGGGGACCAAAGAAAGTGTTGACCGCTTTTCAAATTTCTCCTTTATAGCTTCCACTTTATTAGGAGTTATTGGTGTTTTGATTGTCTTAGTTACGACGACAGGTAACATCAATGATCGTATTGCGGAAATTGGGATCTTTCGAGCCATCGGTTTTCGCCGTCGCCATATCCTTTCCATTCTAATCAGGGAAATTTCCTTAATTAGTCTATCCGGAGGGGTTCTCGGATATCTTTTAGGTGAACTCACCCCGACTCTACTCGGTCCAATTGCTTTCCACAAAACCGTTACTTTCCAATTTCATCCCTTGATGGCCTTGACTGCTATAAGCACTTCTGTCTTAATAGGTATTATCTCTATTGTTTTTTCGGGAAAGCGAGCCGTTGAGTTAGATCCTTTAGCGGCACTTTCCTATATCTAA
- a CDS encoding cytochrome c biogenesis protein CcdA, whose amino-acid sequence MRRISMQGQRLRTIVGTVGVIAAVVACVLFVSRYASEINTGIHPTLWLAFSAGLLSFVSPCCLPLYPSYISYISGMTFSGNEKHVLTHRLKALTHTLFFVIGFSIVFLALGLSATVLGQVFITHRTLIRIIGGGIVILMGLSLSGLLNPQWLMMEKKWEYRQTRVGYGGSVLVGISFAAGWTPCIGPILASVLVMSANQPSAGLALILAYITGFSIPFFVLAFTLSSVRKLVPYGALLSKIGGYLMIGLGILLITNLMTTITVGLIRLYGGFTGF is encoded by the coding sequence ATGAGGAGGATTTCTATGCAAGGGCAACGCCTCCGGACCATCGTTGGTACAGTGGGCGTGATTGCAGCCGTTGTGGCGTGTGTTTTGTTTGTTTCTCGGTATGCGTCCGAAATCAACACAGGCATCCACCCGACTCTTTGGCTGGCTTTCAGCGCTGGGCTGCTTTCTTTTGTTTCCCCGTGTTGTCTGCCACTGTATCCCTCGTATATTTCCTATATTTCCGGAATGACTTTTTCAGGGAACGAAAAACACGTCTTGACTCACCGATTAAAGGCGTTGACCCACACGCTTTTCTTCGTGATCGGATTTTCGATTGTCTTTTTAGCGCTAGGGTTGTCTGCGACCGTGCTCGGGCAGGTTTTTATCACCCATCGAACTCTAATACGAATTATCGGAGGCGGCATTGTCATTCTCATGGGGCTGTCCCTGAGCGGATTGCTAAACCCCCAGTGGCTGATGATGGAGAAGAAGTGGGAATACCGCCAAACGAGAGTGGGCTATGGCGGTTCCGTTTTAGTTGGCATTAGTTTCGCTGCCGGATGGACGCCGTGTATAGGGCCCATACTGGCTTCGGTTTTGGTCATGAGCGCCAACCAGCCCTCCGCAGGGTTAGCTTTGATTCTGGCCTACATCACCGGGTTTTCTATTCCTTTCTTTGTTTTGGCGTTCACGCTGAGCTCAGTACGGAAATTAGTTCCCTACGGGGCATTGCTTTCCAAGATCGGCGGTTATCTGATGATTGGGTTAGGAATATTGTTGATAACTAATCTGATGACCACAATCACCGTTGGGTTGATTCGTTTGTACGGAGGGTTTACTGGCTTTTAA
- a CDS encoding TlpA disulfide reductase family protein, translating to MSKRIVLVVLGIVFVALFATLELKSSLPPSANQATGPQIGLTAPDFTLKDLNGNTVKLSNFRGKPVYLNFWASWCPPCKAEIPEIQNFYQINKANVTVLAVNITFNDKVSDVVNLLKSSNANFPVLLDTNANASVADAYQVYGIPASFFIDKNGIIRATHVGGMTLATLQEALNKAQ from the coding sequence ATGTCCAAACGAATAGTTTTGGTCGTCCTTGGGATTGTTTTCGTAGCACTTTTTGCCACTTTAGAGCTAAAGAGTAGTCTTCCACCATCAGCAAACCAAGCAACAGGACCACAGATTGGATTAACAGCACCAGATTTTACCCTCAAAGATCTCAATGGCAATACCGTCAAATTGAGCAACTTTCGAGGCAAACCCGTTTACCTTAATTTTTGGGCTAGCTGGTGTCCACCGTGTAAAGCCGAAATTCCAGAGATTCAAAACTTCTACCAGATAAATAAGGCTAATGTTACAGTCCTAGCGGTGAATATAACGTTTAACGACAAAGTCTCAGACGTAGTTAACTTATTGAAATCAAGTAATGCCAATTTTCCGGTACTCTTAGACACGAACGCTAATGCTTCTGTAGCAGATGCTTACCAGGTGTACGGAATACCAGCAAGCTTTTTTATCGACAAGAACGGAATCATTAGGGCAACCCATGTGGGTGGAATGACGTTAGCTACGCTCCAAGAAGCATTGAATAAGGCTCAATAA